One window from the genome of Microcoleus sp. AS-A8 encodes:
- a CDS encoding FkbM family methyltransferase has protein sequence MHLNSFKFLIKELLKKLFLFLGLKITRRNSGLLAVKNQFIYQFKPTHQDKFNWIKRMNIKTVLDVGSHQGEFASELHQILPEAKFYCFEPLRSNFIELQSNLNFSNFKLFNLAIGDCPGNLEMYHNNFSPSSSILKCSELHKETFPFSAVEQLEKIEINTLDEIFKDIELEDDILLKIDVQGYENKVLKGAENILSLVKVVIVETSFRELYEGQVLFADIYEFLSKQGFIYSGSLEELKSPSDGIPLQQDSLFIKR, from the coding sequence ATGCATCTAAATTCTTTTAAGTTTCTAATTAAAGAGCTTTTGAAGAAGTTATTTTTATTTTTAGGGTTAAAAATAACTCGTCGTAATTCGGGACTGTTGGCAGTAAAAAATCAATTTATCTACCAGTTCAAGCCTACGCATCAAGACAAATTTAATTGGATTAAAAGGATGAATATTAAGACAGTTTTGGATGTGGGTTCTCACCAAGGAGAATTTGCTTCAGAACTTCATCAAATTTTACCAGAGGCTAAGTTTTATTGCTTTGAACCGTTACGCAGTAATTTTATTGAACTCCAATCTAACTTAAATTTTTCAAACTTTAAGTTATTTAACTTGGCGATAGGAGATTGCCCAGGCAATCTAGAGATGTACCACAATAATTTTTCACCTAGTTCTTCAATTTTAAAATGCTCAGAACTTCATAAAGAAACTTTTCCTTTCTCAGCCGTTGAGCAGTTAGAGAAGATTGAGATTAATACTCTGGATGAGATTTTTAAAGATATTGAATTAGAAGATGATATTTTATTAAAAATAGATGTACAAGGTTATGAAAATAAAGTTCTTAAGGGGGCTGAGAATATTTTATCTCTTGTCAAGGTTGTTATTGTTGAAACTTCGTTTCGAGAGTTATATGAAGGCCAAGTTTTATTTGCAGATATCTATGAATTTTTATCTAAACAGGGTTTTATCTACTCAGGTAGCTTGGAAGAATTGAAAAGTCCAAGCGATGGTATTCCTCTCCAACAAGATAGTTTGTTTATCAAAAGGTGA
- a CDS encoding glycosyltransferase family 2 protein, protein MPTFSIITPLHNKVDYISDTIQSVLSQTYSDWEMLIVENGSTDGSFLKAQEFQNSRLHFLESPKQGPGAARNYALNLAQGDWIQFLDADDLLEPNHLEQQLIAAKKNPEAEIIACSWQEFTDDNPTQKTLRQPTGLGQPIQVLRDFAIAFTPWAPHAAIIKRSILSPDCYWPEPLDQYLAEDIAFWFKLVNQCKVAYGHSQGVLYRMQTPQCRNQVSNPEKLLIGMHAVLEWNRQYLENNNSSYTPTQCENLMTAYSQIYLLARKQKSISVEQQALSLASQCLKEYFEVAQNPRLPMLIRRLLGLKLFFILTKNQLKHFYQLFYIH, encoded by the coding sequence ATGCCAACTTTCTCGATCATTACTCCACTGCATAATAAGGTTGACTATATTAGCGACACCATTCAGTCAGTACTATCCCAAACCTATTCTGACTGGGAAATGCTTATTGTAGAAAATGGCTCAACCGATGGTAGCTTCTTAAAAGCTCAAGAATTTCAAAATTCCCGCCTTCACTTTTTGGAATCACCCAAACAGGGGCCAGGAGCCGCTCGTAATTATGCACTCAACTTAGCTCAAGGAGACTGGATTCAGTTTCTAGATGCCGATGATTTGCTAGAACCCAATCATCTAGAGCAACAATTAATAGCCGCAAAAAAAAACCCAGAGGCTGAGATTATTGCTTGCTCTTGGCAGGAATTTACAGATGATAATCCTACCCAGAAAACACTCAGACAACCAACGGGTTTAGGACAACCGATTCAGGTACTACGGGATTTTGCGATCGCATTTACTCCTTGGGCACCTCATGCAGCTATAATCAAACGTTCTATCTTGTCACCTGATTGCTATTGGCCTGAGCCATTAGATCAATATTTAGCAGAAGATATTGCTTTTTGGTTTAAATTAGTTAATCAATGTAAAGTTGCCTATGGACACAGTCAAGGCGTCTTGTATCGGATGCAAACTCCCCAATGCCGTAATCAAGTATCTAATCCTGAAAAGTTGTTAATAGGAATGCACGCCGTCCTTGAATGGAATCGGCAGTACCTGGAAAATAACAACAGCTCCTATACGCCAACCCAATGTGAAAACTTGATGACGGCTTACTCACAAATTTATCTTTTAGCACGAAAACAAAAATCAATCAGCGTAGAGCAGCAAGCTCTATCTCTAGCATCTCAATGCTTAAAAGAGTACTTTGAAGTAGCTCAAAACCCCAGATTACCAATGCTAATTCGTCGCCTATTAGGACTTAAACTTTTTTTTATTTTAACCAAAAACCAACTAAAACATTTTTATCAACTTTTTTATATACACTAA